In one window of Rathayibacter caricis DSM 15933 DNA:
- the cmk gene encoding (d)CMP kinase, with translation MSTEQSRQEGGLNRMTPARRAQQSMPEEGGAAPSSTRGARADESADFGDAVVVAVDGPAGSGKSSVSREAARRLDFEFLDTGAAYRALAWHALEVGLDFDDEDAIVDALDGFDYSIGTDPESYSVWVGRTEVTAAIREPRVTGRVSAVAKVPEVRRRVTLLFRRIIGETRKAGIIVEGRDITTVVAPTAAVRILLTASEEARMARRSREVTTESAEATGQALRSRDRADSQVVDFLNAAEGVTLLDSTHLDFEQTVDAVIAEVNTSRARADHGTGHARR, from the coding sequence ATGAGCACGGAGCAGAGCAGGCAGGAGGGCGGCCTGAACAGGATGACGCCCGCCCGCAGAGCCCAGCAGAGCATGCCGGAGGAGGGCGGAGCCGCTCCGTCGTCGACCCGCGGTGCGCGCGCCGACGAGTCCGCCGACTTCGGCGACGCGGTCGTGGTCGCCGTCGACGGCCCCGCCGGGAGCGGCAAGTCGAGCGTCTCGCGCGAGGCGGCCCGCCGCCTCGACTTCGAGTTCCTCGACACGGGCGCGGCCTACCGGGCCCTCGCCTGGCACGCGCTCGAGGTCGGGCTCGACTTCGACGACGAGGACGCGATCGTCGACGCCCTCGACGGCTTCGACTACTCCATCGGCACCGACCCCGAGTCCTACTCCGTCTGGGTCGGCCGGACCGAGGTGACCGCGGCGATCCGGGAGCCCCGTGTCACGGGCCGGGTGTCGGCCGTGGCGAAGGTGCCGGAGGTGCGCCGACGGGTCACGCTGCTCTTCCGGCGGATCATCGGCGAGACCCGCAAGGCGGGCATCATCGTCGAGGGACGGGACATCACCACCGTGGTCGCACCGACGGCGGCGGTCCGGATCCTGCTCACGGCGAGCGAAGAGGCTAGAATGGCGAGGCGTTCGCGCGAAGTCACCACGGAATCCGCGGAAGCGACGGGTCAGGCACTGCGGTCGAGGGACCGCGCCGACTCCCAGGTGGTCGATTTCCTCAACGCCGCAGAAGGAGTCACTCTTCTCGACTCCACTCATCTCGACTTCGAGCAGACCGTCGACGCGGTCATCGCCGAGGTCAATACCTCGAGAGCAAGGGCCGATCATGGCACAGGACACGCGCGTCGGTGA